The region GGAGAAGTGGGCTAGCTCTCCTGCAAACGCGGTTACAACACCAGGTGGTAAATCCCGTGCAGATTTGATCCGCCAGCATGCTCCACAGGCACAAGTGCTCGAAAGACTGTTGACCTTTGACACTTCGGCGATTCGTATCAGCAACACCAGCTACTTTGGCGAAGAAGATGCACTTCAAACGGAAGTTAAAGGCTTAGTCGGCCAGGCCGCTTTGGAGATCGCGGAAGATGTAAATCGCTCCTGGACTCGCAAGGGCAACGGCAAAACGACGTCGAGAATCCTGGGTTTGATCCGTCGGGTTCAGGACAAAGCTGAAGCTATGAGCGTTCTTTCAAGCAAATTCTCTAACTTGGAGAAAATGTGTGCATCGGTGTTGGCTGCTGTTCCGAGCGGACCGAGCATTGAAGGGGTTGCTTACATCCAAGTATCTGGCTTGTTGTCCTTCTGCATGGATCCTGAAAAAATCCTTGGAGAACATGCCACCGAGTTTGATCCTTTGAATGTATCGGCTTCTGATTCAGCGCCGGCTGTTGCTGACGATAACGTCTTCTTCAGTAGCTCAGCATCTGCAACTATTCATCCTCAAGCAGAACAAAATGAAGTTACCATCGTTCCTGAGGTCTCTGTGATTCCGCCACTTCCAACTGGTCGCAAGACAGAGGAGAACCTCTTCTTTGCGGCTGAACCTGAAAAAACCCTGGTAGAGCCTGAAAAGGTTGTGCCATCGGACACCACCTCGCAGCCACCATCGGCTCCGTTCATCTTCTAACCCAAAAAAAACCCCGGTCAATGACC is a window of Pseudomonas putida DNA encoding:
- a CDS encoding DUF3150 domain-containing protein; translation: MSTTKQTDELGISILQDVVLFDVIIGGSTGEKTVDGDDFIREVGRMLPSGAFAWVNKYRSEAKREILKVGVSRKVNNRIRGYFVPNQHADELAKVLHAIKGKYLVEKASFLNTLPDLVEKWASSPANAVTTPGGKSRADLIRQHAPQAQVLERLLTFDTSAIRISNTSYFGEEDALQTEVKGLVGQAALEIAEDVNRSWTRKGNGKTTSRILGLIRRVQDKAEAMSVLSSKFSNLEKMCASVLAAVPSGPSIEGVAYIQVSGLLSFCMDPEKILGEHATEFDPLNVSASDSAPAVADDNVFFSSSASATIHPQAEQNEVTIVPEVSVIPPLPTGRKTEENLFFAAEPEKTLVEPEKVVPSDTTSQPPSAPFIF